Proteins from one Chthoniobacterales bacterium genomic window:
- a CDS encoding DUF983 domain-containing protein codes for MTGTAGAAMEDRVTGGQSWNKAARYFGRAMLLRCPVCGKTPVFPPLARTRSLHDWFTPLDGCPRCGYAFDREPGYFLLSIWAINYGIAAVLGLVLYGAFEWFFDWPVWTLIAAVVGPVVLFNVLFVRHSKTIFIAWDHFFDPHEREDDGGDGNVPHSPEPPPRQPPRRARLPADAGV; via the coding sequence TTGACCGGCACCGCCGGCGCAGCTATGGAGGATCGCGTGACCGGCGGACAATCGTGGAACAAGGCGGCACGGTATTTCGGCCGGGCGATGCTCCTGCGCTGTCCGGTCTGCGGCAAGACGCCGGTGTTTCCTCCCCTCGCGCGCACCCGCAGCTTGCACGATTGGTTCACACCGCTCGACGGCTGTCCGCGCTGCGGTTACGCCTTCGACCGCGAGCCGGGCTACTTCCTGCTCTCCATTTGGGCCATCAACTACGGCATCGCGGCCGTGCTGGGGCTGGTGCTCTACGGGGCCTTCGAATGGTTCTTCGACTGGCCGGTCTGGACGCTCATCGCCGCGGTGGTCGGACCGGTCGTTCTCTTCAATGTGCTTTTTGTCCGCCACTCCAAAACCATTTTCATCGCTTGGGACCATTTCTTCGATCCCCACGAACGCGAGGACGACGGCGGCGACGGAAACGTGCCGCACTCGCCGGAACCGCCTCCGCGTCAGCCACCCCGCAGGGCCCGGTTGCCGGCGGACGCGGGTGTGTGA
- a CDS encoding spermidine/putrescine ABC transporter substrate-binding protein has product MKKRPFLMIAAFTATVLLAGCEKPDPTLRFLLPARGLPLDIIEQFSRESAIPVAVDTYATPADMLAKLSGGEVRYDVVQPPDYLVGPLVADKALMPLDPQKIPNLKNLDPLFSRTYFDPGNKFTVPWMAAFTGIVYNSEVVPPSIVRYGDVFTADWANRVVVIDEPREIVSWALAAAGIPVNDASDTNLSMVRPLLADWLAKVRVYDSNDPGKAIFDGEADIGVMRSEDAAILSAKNPRFQWVFPAEGARMFVEVLGIPAGSRHGEEAMRFLEFLLTPRIGVELSARRPGYNPNAAAREMLSDEQKKNPASYPTPFDVARAQLGADLGPQQEKVEALVRGLKRP; this is encoded by the coding sequence ATGAAAAAGCGACCTTTTCTCATGATCGCGGCCTTCACCGCGACCGTGTTGCTCGCGGGCTGCGAGAAGCCCGACCCGACGCTTCGATTTCTTCTGCCGGCCCGCGGACTGCCGCTTGATATCATCGAGCAGTTCTCGCGCGAGTCGGCCATCCCCGTCGCGGTGGACACCTACGCAACCCCAGCCGATATGCTGGCGAAACTCTCCGGCGGCGAGGTGCGTTACGACGTGGTCCAGCCGCCTGACTATCTGGTCGGTCCGCTCGTTGCAGACAAGGCGCTGATGCCTCTCGATCCGCAAAAAATCCCCAACCTGAAAAATTTGGATCCGCTGTTCAGCCGGACTTACTTCGACCCCGGCAACAAATTCACCGTGCCGTGGATGGCCGCGTTCACCGGGATCGTCTACAACTCCGAAGTCGTTCCCCCGTCGATCGTGCGCTACGGCGATGTGTTCACCGCCGATTGGGCCAACCGGGTCGTGGTGATCGACGAACCGCGCGAGATCGTGAGCTGGGCGCTGGCCGCGGCCGGCATTCCCGTCAACGATGCATCCGACACCAACCTTTCCATGGTCCGTCCGCTCCTCGCCGACTGGCTGGCGAAAGTGCGCGTTTATGACAGCAACGACCCCGGCAAGGCGATCTTCGACGGCGAGGCGGACATCGGGGTCATGCGCAGCGAAGACGCGGCGATCCTTTCCGCGAAAAATCCGCGCTTCCAGTGGGTGTTCCCAGCGGAGGGTGCCCGCATGTTCGTGGAGGTCCTGGGTATCCCCGCGGGATCGCGCCACGGCGAAGAAGCCATGCGTTTCCTTGAATTCCTGCTGACGCCCCGCATCGGCGTGGAACTCTCGGCCCGGCGCCCCGGCTACAATCCGAATGCCGCGGCCCGCGAGATGCTTTCCGACGAGCAAAAGAAAAATCCCGCCAGCTACCCGACGCCCTTCGACGTTGCCCGCGCCCAACTCGGCGCCGACCTCGGCCCGCAGCAGGAAAAAGTCGAGGCGCTTGTGAGGGGGCTTAAGCGCCCCTGA
- a CDS encoding aminotransferase class I/II-fold pyridoxal phosphate-dependent enzyme, whose amino-acid sequence MENKIAAHVRDIPRSGIRDFFEIVQSMRDVISLGIGEPDFATPWHIREAALFSLEKGRTGYTSNLGLPKLREAIADYVARNFGVKYDAATEVLVSVGVSEAIDIALRALLDPGDEVLYHEPCYVSYNPSVTLAHGKAVAVPVHEKDNFQLRGDELEKRITPRSKVLLLNFPTNPTGATMPRQALEEIAAVCRKHDLIVLSDEIYAELTYDGTEHVSIASLPGMRERTVFLHGLSKGWAMTGFRIGYACAPRAIIEAMMKIHQYAILCAPIMAQDAAIEALRHGDPAVADMREKYQLRRNYITAALNNMGLPCPLPRGAFYVFPDVRSTGLTSREFSLRLLEEKKVAVVPGPAFGPSGEGFVRCSYATALDQIKVAMQRMAEFVAALKKQAA is encoded by the coding sequence ATGGAAAACAAAATCGCCGCGCATGTGCGCGACATCCCGCGGTCGGGCATCCGCGACTTCTTCGAGATCGTGCAGTCGATGCGCGATGTCATTTCGCTGGGCATAGGCGAACCCGACTTTGCCACACCGTGGCATATTCGCGAAGCTGCGCTGTTTTCCCTCGAAAAGGGGCGCACCGGCTACACCTCGAACCTCGGCCTGCCCAAGCTGCGGGAAGCGATCGCGGACTACGTGGCGCGCAACTTCGGCGTGAAATATGATGCGGCGACCGAAGTTCTTGTCTCCGTCGGCGTCTCCGAGGCGATCGACATCGCCCTGCGCGCGCTGCTCGACCCGGGAGACGAGGTTCTTTACCACGAGCCTTGCTACGTCAGCTACAACCCGAGCGTCACGCTTGCCCATGGCAAGGCGGTGGCCGTGCCGGTGCACGAGAAAGACAATTTCCAGCTGCGCGGCGATGAACTGGAGAAGCGCATCACACCGCGATCGAAAGTTTTGCTCCTCAATTTCCCCACGAACCCGACCGGCGCCACCATGCCGCGCCAGGCACTGGAGGAGATCGCTGCTGTCTGCCGCAAGCACGACCTCATCGTGCTTTCCGACGAGATCTACGCCGAGCTGACCTATGACGGCACGGAACACGTCTCCATCGCTTCGCTGCCGGGCATGCGCGAGCGGACTGTGTTCCTGCACGGACTTTCCAAGGGCTGGGCCATGACCGGGTTCCGCATCGGCTACGCCTGCGCGCCGCGCGCGATCATCGAGGCGATGATGAAAATCCACCAATACGCCATCCTTTGCGCGCCGATTATGGCGCAAGATGCAGCCATCGAGGCTCTCCGGCACGGCGATCCCGCGGTCGCCGACATGCGCGAGAAATACCAGTTGCGCCGAAACTACATCACCGCCGCGTTGAACAACATGGGTCTTCCCTGCCCCCTGCCGCGCGGGGCGTTCTATGTTTTTCCCGACGTCCGTTCCACCGGCCTGACGAGCCGCGAATTTTCCCTGCGTCTCCTCGAGGAGAAAAAAGTCGCCGTCGTTCCCGGGCCGGCCTTCGGCCCGTCGGGCGAAGGCTTCGTGCGATGCAGCTACGCCACGGCGCTGGACCAGATCAAAGTCGCGATGCAGCGCATGGCGGAATTCGTCGCGGCGCTCAAAAAACAGGCGGCTTGA
- a CDS encoding NADP-dependent isocitrate dehydrogenase: MPSKSTIIYTKTDEAPLLATYSFLPIVQAFTKHAGIGLELRDISLAGRILAAFADKLPQNEKTSDALAELGALTHKPEANIIKLPNISASIPQLKGAIAELQKQGFNVPDYPETPSDDATKEIKERYDKVKGSAVNPVLREGNSDRRAPKAVKDYTRKHPHKMGVWSPDSKTRVATMGADDFFSNEKSVTVPSPTTVEIEFVPSGGSPVLLKDGIKLQAGEVFDGTFMSKKALVAFLEKQIAAAQKEGVLFSLHLKATMMKVSDPILFGHAVKTFLGDFIAKHAATLEKLGTDFNNGLGDLVAKMDKLPAAEKTALETDLESALTARPPLAMVNSDKGITNLHVPSDVIVDASMPAMIREGGKMWNAQGKTQDTLAVIPDSSYASVYQATIDFCKKHGALDPTKLGSVPNVGLMAQAAEEYGSHNKTFEIPSDGTVRVSDADGKILMEHKVGAGDVWRACQTKDAAIRDWVKLAVKRARATGAPAVFWLDKNRAHDAQLIAKAERYLEDHDTAGLDIRILPPAEACKFSLERIVEGKDTISVTGNVLRDYLTDLFPILEVGTSAKMLSIVPLMNGGGLFETGAGGSAPKHVQQFLSENYLRWDSLGEFFALAASLEHLADTTGDKQAKILADTLDAATAKFLENNKSPGRKLGTLDNRGSHFYLALYWAQALAAQNEDSGLKKIFAPVAEELAANEDKIVAELASVQGKAADIGGYYRPDDAKASAAMRPSKTFNRILAAI; the protein is encoded by the coding sequence ATGCCGTCCAAATCGACCATCATTTACACCAAGACCGACGAGGCGCCGCTGCTGGCGACTTATTCTTTCCTGCCAATCGTTCAGGCATTCACAAAGCATGCAGGCATCGGACTCGAACTGCGCGACATCTCCCTCGCCGGTCGCATCCTCGCGGCGTTCGCCGACAAGCTGCCGCAGAACGAGAAAACTTCGGATGCTCTGGCCGAGCTGGGCGCCCTCACGCACAAGCCCGAGGCCAACATCATCAAGCTGCCAAACATCAGCGCCTCGATCCCGCAGCTCAAGGGGGCCATCGCCGAACTGCAAAAGCAGGGCTTCAACGTGCCCGATTATCCCGAGACGCCGTCCGATGACGCCACAAAAGAAATCAAAGAGCGCTACGACAAAGTCAAAGGCAGCGCGGTGAACCCCGTGCTTCGCGAAGGCAACTCGGACCGCCGGGCACCCAAGGCGGTGAAGGATTACACCCGAAAACACCCGCACAAAATGGGCGTCTGGTCGCCCGACTCGAAAACACGCGTGGCCACCATGGGCGCGGACGACTTTTTTTCGAACGAGAAGTCCGTCACGGTCCCCTCGCCCACGACAGTCGAAATCGAGTTTGTGCCATCCGGCGGTTCGCCTGTGTTGCTCAAGGACGGCATCAAGTTGCAGGCGGGTGAAGTGTTCGACGGGACATTCATGAGCAAGAAGGCGCTCGTCGCATTCTTGGAAAAGCAAATCGCCGCCGCACAAAAAGAAGGCGTCCTTTTCTCCCTGCACCTCAAAGCCACGATGATGAAGGTGTCGGATCCGATCCTGTTCGGACACGCGGTCAAAACCTTCCTCGGCGACTTCATCGCCAAGCACGCCGCGACGCTCGAAAAGCTCGGGACCGACTTCAACAACGGACTCGGCGACCTCGTGGCGAAGATGGACAAACTTCCCGCGGCGGAAAAAACGGCGCTGGAGACCGACCTAGAATCCGCGCTCACTGCGCGCCCGCCGTTGGCCATGGTCAACTCGGACAAAGGCATCACCAACCTCCACGTGCCCAGCGACGTGATCGTCGATGCCTCCATGCCGGCCATGATCCGCGAAGGCGGCAAGATGTGGAACGCTCAGGGCAAAACGCAGGACACGCTGGCTGTCATTCCCGACAGCTCATACGCGTCCGTCTACCAGGCAACGATCGACTTCTGCAAAAAGCACGGCGCGCTCGATCCCACCAAACTCGGATCCGTCCCCAACGTCGGCCTCATGGCCCAGGCCGCGGAAGAATACGGCTCGCACAACAAGACTTTCGAGATTCCATCCGACGGCACTGTGCGCGTGAGCGACGCCGATGGCAAAATTCTGATGGAACACAAAGTCGGGGCCGGCGATGTGTGGCGCGCTTGCCAGACCAAGGACGCTGCCATTCGCGATTGGGTCAAGCTCGCGGTGAAGCGCGCACGCGCCACCGGCGCACCCGCTGTCTTCTGGCTCGACAAAAACCGTGCCCACGACGCGCAACTCATCGCCAAGGCCGAGCGCTATCTCGAAGACCATGACACCGCGGGACTCGACATCCGCATCCTGCCCCCGGCCGAAGCCTGCAAGTTCAGCCTCGAGCGGATCGTCGAGGGGAAGGATACGATTTCTGTCACCGGCAACGTGTTGCGCGATTATCTCACCGACCTGTTCCCGATCTTGGAGGTGGGAACGAGCGCGAAAATGCTATCCATCGTTCCGCTCATGAACGGCGGCGGGTTGTTCGAAACCGGGGCTGGCGGATCAGCACCGAAGCATGTGCAGCAATTTCTGTCCGAGAACTACCTGCGCTGGGATTCGCTCGGAGAATTTTTCGCCCTGGCTGCATCTCTCGAACATCTCGCGGACACCACGGGCGACAAACAGGCGAAAATCCTCGCCGATACGCTCGATGCGGCCACGGCCAAGTTCCTCGAGAACAATAAAAGTCCGGGACGCAAACTCGGCACGCTCGACAACCGTGGCAGCCACTTTTACCTCGCGCTTTACTGGGCGCAGGCGCTCGCCGCGCAGAACGAAGATTCCGGACTGAAAAAAATCTTCGCTCCCGTGGCGGAAGAACTCGCGGCCAACGAGGATAAAATCGTCGCCGAACTCGCCTCCGTGCAGGGCAAGGCTGCCGATATCGGCGGATACTACCGCCCGGACGACGCGAAAGC
- a CDS encoding polysaccharide deacetylase family protein yields the protein MRSILPFAAAASMLVAACAQEGMVSPPGNAPSLSITPPGVTAGRPPLQRASYNSVNTSRPVVALTFDDGPHPELTPQLLDILRREGVRATFFVIGRNVDAYPEIARRIVAEGHEIANHSYTHPPLPSVGAARLRDEMVRTNESIMRATGRCPTAMRPPYGAINERVRQSIINDHRLDVVLWSVDPLDWKRPGAGVVADRLVQGAHPGAILLAHDIHPGTIEAVPDVIARLKAKGYGFATVSQLFALQEPPSAATQVARHGTAVR from the coding sequence ATGCGATCGATTCTTCCCTTTGCCGCCGCGGCGTCCATGCTGGTCGCCGCTTGCGCCCAAGAGGGCATGGTTTCGCCCCCGGGGAACGCACCCTCGCTCAGCATCACTCCTCCCGGGGTGACGGCGGGCCGGCCGCCTCTCCAGCGGGCCAGCTACAACTCGGTCAACACATCGCGACCTGTCGTGGCCCTCACTTTCGATGACGGTCCTCACCCGGAACTGACACCGCAGCTGCTCGATATCCTCCGCCGCGAAGGCGTTCGCGCCACATTTTTTGTCATCGGGCGCAATGTCGATGCCTATCCGGAAATCGCGCGCCGGATCGTGGCCGAGGGTCACGAGATCGCCAACCATTCCTACACGCATCCGCCGCTGCCTTCCGTGGGTGCCGCGCGACTTCGCGACGAAATGGTCAGGACGAACGAGTCGATCATGCGTGCGACGGGACGCTGTCCCACGGCCATGCGGCCGCCCTACGGTGCGATCAACGAGCGCGTCCGGCAGAGCATCATCAACGATCATCGCCTCGACGTCGTGCTGTGGTCGGTCGATCCGCTCGATTGGAAACGTCCCGGTGCCGGCGTGGTTGCCGACCGCCTTGTTCAAGGGGCGCACCCGGGAGCCATTCTCCTGGCCCATGACATCCATCCGGGCACCATCGAGGCCGTGCCGGATGTGATCGCCAGACTCAAGGCCAAGGGCTACGGATTTGCCACGGTCAGCCAGCTTTTTGCCCTGCAAGAACCGCCGTCCGCGGCCACGCAGGTCGCGCGGCACGGCACCGCGGTGCGCTGA
- the folD gene encoding bifunctional methylenetetrahydrofolate dehydrogenase/methenyltetrahydrofolate cyclohydrolase FolD has translation MPELIDGKAVAARRLEQTAAEIDKLKKQGITPGLAVVLVGQDPASVAYVRSKDKTCRELGMHSRKIELPASATQEEVLAVVHELNADPAIHGILVQSPPPPQIDERAVVRAIDPAKDVDGFHPVNVAALTAGEEDALVPCTPLGCLELLKDYDIPLAGAHVVVVGRSMIVGKPMALLLLRKGVDATVTIAHSRTRDLPAVTKSADIVIAAIGRPNFLGAHHVRDGAVVIDVGINRVEDAASPRGYRLVGDVDFAAVAPKCRAITPVPGGVGPMTIAMLMRNTVQACRRITGRSGD, from the coding sequence ATGCCCGAATTGATCGACGGAAAAGCGGTTGCGGCACGGCGCCTTGAGCAAACGGCCGCGGAGATCGATAAACTCAAAAAACAAGGGATAACCCCGGGACTCGCGGTTGTCCTTGTCGGCCAAGACCCGGCTTCCGTGGCCTACGTCCGCTCGAAGGACAAAACCTGCCGCGAGTTGGGCATGCATTCGCGCAAGATCGAGCTGCCCGCATCGGCGACCCAGGAAGAAGTCCTCGCCGTTGTGCATGAACTCAACGCCGACCCGGCGATCCACGGCATCCTTGTTCAATCACCTCCCCCGCCGCAGATCGACGAGCGGGCGGTCGTGCGGGCGATCGATCCGGCCAAAGATGTGGACGGCTTTCATCCCGTCAATGTCGCCGCGCTGACCGCCGGCGAGGAAGACGCGCTTGTTCCCTGCACGCCGCTCGGCTGCCTCGAGCTGCTCAAAGATTACGACATCCCGCTGGCTGGGGCGCACGTCGTTGTGGTGGGACGCAGCATGATCGTGGGCAAGCCCATGGCACTGCTGTTGCTGCGCAAAGGCGTGGATGCCACCGTGACCATCGCCCATTCCCGCACCCGCGACCTGCCCGCGGTGACAAAGTCCGCCGATATCGTGATCGCGGCCATCGGGAGACCGAACTTTCTCGGGGCGCACCACGTGCGCGACGGGGCGGTGGTGATCGACGTCGGCATCAACCGCGTGGAAGACGCCGCCTCGCCGCGCGGCTATCGTCTCGTCGGCGACGTGGATTTCGCCGCGGTCGCCCCGAAGTGCCGCGCCATCACGCCGGTGCCCGGCGGAGTGGGACCCATGACGATCGCCATGCTCATGCGCAACACGGTCCAAGCCTGCCGGCGCATCACAGGACGCAGCGGGGACTGA
- a CDS encoding LysR family transcriptional regulator has protein sequence MHVSLFKVFRDLAETASFSEAARKNQITQSAVSQQIKALEARHGVKLIDRGKKNFSLTPEGEVFLGAAREILAVVDDLDERLRELRNVVMGDLRLAAVLSVGLHELPPYVRQFARLHPQVKIHTDYLCSSDVYAAVLHGRADAGFVAYPAARRGLSAEVLWRDRLVLVCSPSHRLARRSHVPLSELGPEKFIAFDADTPTRKAIDRALRAAGVSMRPENEFDNVETVKRAVEIGNAVSILPETVLANERKAGSLIPVEIASADMWRPVGVIMRRNRAGSLALRHFLEMLRGAKSRTGLAKKARLAD, from the coding sequence GTGCACGTTTCTTTGTTCAAAGTATTCCGCGATCTGGCTGAAACCGCCAGTTTTTCGGAGGCTGCCCGGAAGAACCAGATCACGCAGAGTGCGGTAAGCCAGCAGATCAAGGCGCTGGAGGCCAGGCACGGTGTGAAACTGATCGACCGCGGAAAGAAAAATTTCTCCCTGACGCCCGAGGGCGAGGTTTTTCTCGGTGCCGCGCGGGAAATTCTCGCAGTGGTTGACGATCTAGATGAGCGCCTGCGGGAGTTGCGGAACGTTGTGATGGGGGATTTGCGGCTGGCCGCGGTGCTCAGCGTGGGCTTGCACGAGTTGCCGCCCTACGTGCGCCAGTTCGCCCGCCTTCACCCGCAGGTGAAAATCCACACCGATTACCTTTGTTCTTCCGATGTCTATGCCGCTGTTCTGCACGGTCGCGCGGACGCCGGTTTCGTCGCCTATCCGGCGGCCAGGAGGGGGCTGTCTGCCGAAGTCCTCTGGCGCGACCGGTTGGTGTTGGTCTGCAGCCCTTCTCACCGCCTCGCACGCCGGTCCCATGTGCCGCTTTCCGAACTCGGCCCGGAAAAGTTCATAGCTTTCGATGCCGACACGCCCACACGCAAAGCCATCGATCGCGCGCTGCGCGCGGCCGGCGTTTCTATGCGTCCGGAAAACGAATTCGACAACGTGGAAACGGTGAAGCGGGCCGTCGAGATCGGCAACGCTGTTTCCATCCTGCCCGAAACGGTTCTGGCCAACGAGCGCAAGGCGGGTTCGCTCATTCCCGTGGAAATCGCCTCGGCCGACATGTGGAGGCCGGTGGGTGTGATCATGCGGCGCAACCGCGCAGGGTCTTTGGCTTTGCGGCACTTTCTCGAAATGCTGCGCGGGGCAAAATCTCGCACGGGGCTTGCCAAAAAAGCGCGGCTGGCGGATTAG
- a CDS encoding Lrp/AsnC family transcriptional regulator translates to MESLLRLLQQDSTTPREDLARQLNITLDEVNRRIAALEKEGVIRGYQAIVDKDRLDKNTVTAMIEVRITPERGGGFDRIAERIAKFDQVVSCYLMSGGYDLMVVVQGGSLREVASFVSEKLSTLEPVISTATHFRLKAYKENGALFVDTAPDDRLAVSP, encoded by the coding sequence ATGGAATCGCTTCTACGCCTCCTGCAACAGGACTCGACCACGCCCCGCGAGGACCTCGCCCGGCAACTGAACATCACGCTGGACGAGGTCAACCGCCGCATTGCCGCGCTCGAGAAAGAGGGGGTCATCCGGGGCTACCAAGCCATCGTGGACAAGGACCGCCTGGACAAAAACACCGTCACCGCGATGATCGAGGTGCGCATCACGCCGGAGCGCGGCGGCGGGTTCGACCGCATCGCCGAGCGCATCGCGAAATTCGACCAGGTGGTGAGCTGCTACCTCATGAGCGGCGGATACGACCTCATGGTCGTCGTGCAAGGCGGCAGCCTGCGCGAGGTGGCCAGCTTCGTCTCGGAAAAGCTCAGCACGCTCGAGCCGGTGATTTCGACCGCCACGCACTTCCGCCTCAAAGCTTACAAGGAAAACGGGGCGCTCTTTGTGGACACCGCGCCCGACGACCGTCTTGCGGTCAGCCCGTAA
- a CDS encoding DUF971 domain-containing protein, whose protein sequence is MTPQIRNLQVIGRELAIAWSDGHETYLPLETLRRACPCAVCNGEPDVLGRGERPQVTHSPDSFELLSYDLVGGYGWQPKWADGHATGIYSVGYLRHIDTQSPRA, encoded by the coding sequence ATGACACCGCAAATCCGCAATCTGCAAGTCATAGGCCGCGAACTGGCCATCGCATGGAGCGACGGACACGAGACCTATCTGCCGCTGGAAACTCTCCGCCGGGCCTGCCCGTGCGCCGTCTGCAATGGCGAACCCGATGTTCTCGGTCGCGGCGAAAGACCGCAGGTCACCCACAGTCCCGATAGCTTCGAACTGCTTTCCTACGACTTGGTCGGAGGCTACGGCTGGCAACCGAAATGGGCCGATGGCCACGCAACCGGTATCTATTCGGTCGGATATCTGCGACATATCGACACCCAGTCTCCCCGGGCGTGA
- a CDS encoding YggS family pyridoxal phosphate-dependent enzyme, whose product MEDIAGNIGKIHDRIARAANRRGRDPLTVRLVAVSKTHPAEAVSAAVAAGQHLFGESRVQEARDKIPACPRNLEWHFIGHLQKNKVRQALPLFSFFHSIDSTELARTMDRIAGESGRTVDGLLEVNVSGEQSKYGFTPAVLRAEFAGLAALPKLRLRGLMTMAPYSDNPEEARPVFQALRELRDELQRTHTHPLPELSMGMSGDFEPAVEEGATLVRVGSSIFGARPTPTA is encoded by the coding sequence ATGGAAGATATCGCCGGCAACATCGGAAAAATCCACGACCGCATTGCACGAGCCGCGAACCGCCGCGGTCGCGATCCGCTCACTGTTCGCTTGGTGGCGGTTTCGAAAACCCACCCGGCAGAGGCGGTGTCTGCGGCGGTAGCGGCAGGCCAGCATCTTTTCGGCGAGAGTCGCGTTCAGGAAGCCCGCGACAAAATCCCCGCGTGCCCGCGCAATCTCGAATGGCACTTCATCGGACACCTGCAGAAAAACAAAGTCCGGCAGGCCCTGCCGCTGTTTTCATTCTTCCACAGCATCGACAGCACGGAACTTGCGCGGACCATGGACCGCATTGCCGGCGAGAGCGGGCGCACGGTGGATGGCCTTCTCGAGGTCAATGTTTCGGGCGAGCAGAGCAAATACGGATTCACGCCCGCCGTGCTGCGAGCGGAATTCGCCGGCCTTGCGGCGCTGCCCAAACTGCGTCTGCGCGGCCTCATGACCATGGCCCCCTACAGCGACAACCCCGAGGAAGCCCGTCCGGTTTTCCAAGCTCTGCGGGAATTGCGCGATGAACTTCAGCGAACGCACACTCATCCGCTGCCCGAGCTTTCGATGGGGATGAGCGGCGACTTCGAGCCCGCGGTCGAGGAAGGGGCTACCCTGGTCCGTGTCGGCTCCTCTATCTTCGGCGCGCGCCCCACCCCGACGGCATGA
- a CDS encoding MgtC/SapB family protein produces the protein MLPELLKALLVSASLGALLGLERQWSGERDNPQSDTTAGARTFALWAVIGTLCAWFDRQLTAGFFLAGFVAIAALLSLFLFKRGGRNFGLTTGALGLATYLLGGLVLYGQETTAVVIAVSLLLLLASKEHLHRLSRKFSPMDVRQALQFAAVTGIVLPLVPDTPWGPYGAFNPRNIWLMVVLVSGLGFVGYVAMRAFGQERGIAVTGLLGGVASSTATTLAMSRESRVYPETGRMCALAVTLACTVMLARVAVLVGAVSTSLLSALAPILVFVALPGILFALWNWRSFTGSNPSGRPASEVRNPLSLRVAIQFAALYALIVLLVRWANETSGGTGVYWASFFSGMTDLDAICLSISQLEAAGKIASGDAARAVAIAAGANSLLKASIAYALGSAVMRGPVVAVLGLTALAAALAAWLC, from the coding sequence GTGTTACCCGAGTTGCTGAAAGCACTTCTGGTCAGCGCCTCGCTGGGCGCCCTGCTCGGGCTGGAGCGCCAGTGGAGCGGCGAGCGCGACAATCCGCAGAGCGACACAACCGCCGGCGCGCGCACGTTCGCGCTGTGGGCGGTGATCGGGACGCTCTGCGCGTGGTTCGACCGCCAACTTACCGCGGGCTTTTTTCTCGCGGGGTTTGTCGCCATCGCCGCGCTTCTCTCGTTGTTCCTTTTCAAGCGCGGCGGACGGAATTTCGGACTCACGACCGGGGCGCTCGGGCTCGCCACCTACCTGCTCGGAGGCCTCGTGCTTTACGGCCAGGAAACTACCGCTGTCGTCATCGCCGTTTCCCTCCTCCTGCTGCTGGCCTCGAAAGAACATCTGCACCGCTTGTCGCGCAAATTTTCCCCGATGGACGTGCGGCAGGCGCTGCAGTTCGCCGCCGTGACCGGCATCGTGCTTCCCCTCGTGCCGGACACGCCCTGGGGGCCCTACGGCGCCTTCAATCCGCGCAACATCTGGCTCATGGTGGTGCTCGTTTCGGGGCTCGGCTTTGTCGGCTATGTTGCCATGCGTGCGTTCGGGCAGGAGCGGGGAATCGCGGTCACCGGCCTGCTCGGCGGTGTCGCCTCCAGCACCGCAACCACCCTGGCCATGAGCCGTGAAAGCCGGGTTTACCCGGAGACCGGTCGTATGTGCGCTCTTGCCGTGACACTGGCCTGCACAGTGATGCTGGCACGCGTGGCTGTGCTGGTAGGCGCGGTCAGCACTTCCCTGCTATCCGCCCTCGCACCCATCCTCGTCTTTGTCGCCCTTCCGGGCATTCTCTTCGCCCTTTGGAACTGGCGGAGCTTCACCGGCTCCAACCCCTCGGGCCGTCCGGCCAGCGAGGTGCGCAACCCCCTGAGCCTGCGCGTGGCAATCCAATTTGCCGCGCTCTACGCACTCATCGTCTTGCTCGTTCGCTGGGCGAACGAAACTTCCGGCGGAACCGGAGTGTATTGGGCGAGCTTCTTTTCAGGCATGACGGATCTGGACGCGATATGCCTTTCGATCTCGCAGCTGGAGGCAGCCGGAAAAATCGCATCCGGTGACGCGGCCCGCGCAGTCGCCATCGCCGCAGGTGCCAACTCGCTGCTCAAGGCATCCATCGCCTACGCGTTGGGAAGCGCGGTGATGCGCGGACCGGTGGTCGCCGTGCTCGGACTGACCGCTCTGGCTGCCGCTCTGGCTGCTTGGCTGTGCTGA